In the genome of Flexistipes sinusarabici DSM 4947, one region contains:
- a CDS encoding IS5 family transposase, which yields MYYLLKTKGVVMEKYIEPTVLDSMLDFKANDSTYLDKINSLIDWKKVKSILDKKYRWTKNTSGSRAYSPLLLFKILLVQSWEKLSDPQAEFALKDRLSVIRFVGVSVSGEVPDHSTISRFRSRLLELEIFDELFSEINRQLSELNLIVKSRKEAIIDATLVESSCRPRKVVNDIAEDRHEGDDDNDSSCGGSGGNNESNISYSKDTDASWLKKGNRAYYGYKQFFCVNSDGYILGEMVKSARESEVRNLAPLLQKLNLPKGTAIYADKGYSSESNRKDISGTYADMIMYKAARNKPLTGFQKFHNKAVSKVRYVVEQAIGLIKLHFGYTRSRFIGIDKVRLELSIHCMAYNLRKGALRMI from the coding sequence ATGTATTATTTATTAAAGACAAAAGGAGTTGTTATGGAAAAGTACATAGAACCCACAGTATTAGATTCAATGTTAGACTTTAAAGCTAATGATTCGACTTATCTTGATAAGATAAATTCACTTATAGACTGGAAGAAAGTAAAATCAATCCTTGATAAGAAATACAGATGGACTAAGAACACATCTGGCAGCAGAGCTTATTCCCCGTTACTTTTGTTTAAAATACTTTTAGTACAGTCGTGGGAAAAGCTGAGTGACCCTCAGGCTGAATTTGCCTTAAAGGATCGGTTGTCAGTAATAAGATTTGTAGGAGTAAGTGTATCCGGAGAAGTTCCGGATCACAGTACCATCAGCAGGTTTCGGAGCAGATTACTTGAATTGGAGATATTTGACGAGTTATTTTCAGAGATAAACAGGCAGTTATCGGAATTAAATTTAATAGTGAAAAGCAGGAAGGAAGCGATAATAGATGCGACATTGGTAGAGTCCTCGTGCCGTCCCCGTAAAGTAGTAAATGATATTGCAGAAGATCGGCATGAAGGAGATGATGACAATGATAGTTCCTGTGGTGGTTCCGGAGGGAATAATGAAAGCAACATAAGTTATTCGAAGGACACTGATGCGAGTTGGTTAAAGAAGGGTAATAGAGCGTATTATGGCTACAAACAATTTTTCTGTGTAAATTCGGACGGTTATATATTGGGAGAAATGGTAAAGAGTGCCAGAGAGAGTGAGGTGCGGAATTTGGCACCTTTATTACAAAAGCTTAATTTGCCTAAGGGAACGGCAATATATGCAGATAAAGGCTACAGCAGTGAATCTAACCGCAAAGACATATCAGGAACCTATGCAGATATGATAATGTATAAGGCAGCGCGGAATAAGCCACTTACAGGATTTCAGAAATTTCATAACAAGGCAGTAAGCAAGGTTCGTTATGTCGTTGAGCAGGCAATTGGATTGATTAAGCTTCATTTTGGTTATACTCGTAGCCGATTTATAGGTATTGATAAGGTTAGGCTGGAATTGTCTATACATTGTATGGCATATAATCTGAGAAAGGGTGCTTTAAGAATGATTTGA
- a CDS encoding FadR/GntR family transcriptional regulator gives MKFVDKNRIYLYKWYYHLRSGEDYMESIFEKADSVRSVEDICLQIEAVILDGRLKPGDKLPSERELQTQFGRGRGLIREALRMLKQKDLIEIRKGAKGGAYIKNVGLSNISDSLSLFLKQKDIEPDKIIEFRESLDRTITTLAISKGSREQKSDLYKEALAFYERIKDGLADMNIIGETDRKLNVTLAKMADNPLFLWVIEAIQQGFSSYDYALYEEETFRIATAKNWHDTAIEIMNEDPFKAHLYISNHYCLLMKCLD, from the coding sequence ATGAAATTTGTTGACAAAAATCGTATTTATCTGTACAAATGGTACTACCATTTAAGAAGTGGAGAAGATTATATGGAAAGTATTTTTGAAAAAGCAGATTCTGTAAGATCTGTTGAGGATATATGCCTTCAGATTGAAGCAGTAATTCTGGATGGTAGGTTAAAACCGGGCGACAAACTTCCGAGTGAGAGAGAATTGCAGACACAGTTCGGAAGAGGGCGCGGCTTAATCAGAGAAGCTTTAAGAATGCTGAAACAAAAAGATTTGATTGAAATCAGAAAGGGGGCCAAAGGCGGAGCTTATATTAAGAATGTGGGCTTATCCAATATCAGTGACTCTTTGTCTTTGTTCCTCAAACAAAAAGACATTGAACCCGATAAGATAATTGAGTTTAGAGAAAGCTTAGACAGAACAATTACGACGCTTGCAATCAGCAAAGGGAGCAGGGAACAAAAGTCAGACTTGTACAAAGAGGCTCTTGCTTTTTATGAAAGGATTAAAGATGGTCTGGCTGATATGAACATCATAGGAGAAACTGACAGAAAGCTCAATGTTACACTGGCAAAGATGGCAGATAATCCTCTCTTTTTGTGGGTTATTGAAGCTATTCAGCAGGGTTTCTCTTCGTATGATTATGCATTGTATGAAGAAGAAACGTTTCGTATAGCAACGGCTAAAAACTGGCATGATACAGCAATAGAGATAATGAATGAAGACCCTTTTAAAGCTCATCTTTATATCAGTAATCACTATTGTCTTTTAATGAAATGTCTTGATTAA
- the betA gene encoding choline dehydrogenase, with product MGTSKQYDYIIVGGGSAGSVLANRLSEDNSVFVIEAGKPDYRLDFRIHMPAALTYPLQSKTYNWWYESEPEPYMNNRRIYHPRGKVLGGSSCINGMIYIRGNPMDYEKWAKEEGLEDWDFAHCLPYFKKFETRLKGADPYHGDKGPLKITTPDCDNPLFDAFFKAVQEAGYDLTEDVNGYKQEGFSPFDQNIYRGRRHNAARAYVHPVKDRKNLTIKLHSQATKILFEGKKAVGVEYITKDGTRETVYGGEIISCGGAINSPQLLQLSGIGNADELKNLGIEPVADLKGVGENLQDHLELYVQYACKKPVSMYPALKWYRQPFIGANWLFFRKGAGATNHFEAGGFIRGNDEVEYPNLQFHFLPIAIRYDGSAPAEGHGFQLHVGPMNSDVRGHVKIKSDNPLEYPSILFNYLSTEKERKEWVEAIHRSREIINQPAFDDLRGKELSPGEDAKTDKEILDFIAKEGESAYHPSCTCKMGYDEMSVVDSDLNVHGVENLRVVDASIMPYITNGNIYAPVMMIAEKAADKILGNTPEKPADVGWYKYEK from the coding sequence GTGGGAACTTCAAAACAGTATGATTATATTATAGTCGGAGGAGGATCAGCTGGTTCTGTATTGGCTAACAGGCTTAGTGAAGATAACAGTGTGTTTGTTATTGAAGCGGGTAAACCTGATTACAGGCTGGATTTCAGAATTCACATGCCGGCTGCTCTAACTTATCCGTTACAAAGTAAGACTTATAACTGGTGGTATGAATCAGAGCCTGAGCCTTATATGAACAATAGAAGGATTTACCATCCAAGAGGAAAGGTTCTTGGAGGCTCCAGTTGTATTAACGGGATGATATACATCAGAGGCAACCCTATGGATTATGAAAAATGGGCTAAGGAAGAAGGACTGGAAGATTGGGACTTTGCTCATTGTCTTCCATATTTCAAAAAATTTGAAACACGACTTAAAGGTGCCGATCCTTATCATGGTGATAAGGGGCCCTTGAAAATTACTACTCCTGATTGCGATAATCCTCTTTTTGATGCTTTTTTTAAAGCTGTTCAGGAAGCAGGCTATGATTTGACTGAAGATGTGAACGGCTACAAACAGGAGGGTTTTTCACCATTTGATCAGAATATTTACAGAGGAAGGAGGCATAATGCTGCCAGAGCTTATGTTCATCCTGTAAAAGACCGTAAAAATCTTACAATAAAACTTCATTCTCAGGCGACCAAAATACTTTTTGAAGGCAAAAAGGCTGTCGGGGTTGAATATATTACAAAAGACGGCACAAGAGAAACCGTTTATGGCGGTGAAATAATAAGCTGCGGAGGAGCTATCAATTCTCCTCAGTTACTGCAGCTTTCAGGTATAGGAAATGCCGATGAACTTAAAAATTTAGGTATTGAACCTGTTGCGGATTTAAAAGGTGTGGGTGAAAATCTGCAGGACCATCTTGAGCTGTATGTGCAGTATGCATGCAAAAAACCTGTTAGTATGTATCCCGCTTTGAAATGGTATAGGCAGCCGTTTATAGGTGCCAATTGGTTGTTTTTCAGGAAGGGTGCCGGGGCTACCAATCACTTTGAAGCCGGTGGGTTTATCAGAGGTAATGACGAAGTGGAATATCCTAACCTTCAGTTTCACTTTTTGCCTATTGCAATAAGATATGATGGAAGTGCGCCGGCTGAAGGGCACGGTTTCCAACTGCATGTGGGACCGATGAATTCGGATGTGAGAGGTCATGTAAAAATCAAATCAGACAATCCTCTGGAATATCCGTCTATACTGTTTAACTACTTATCAACTGAGAAAGAAAGGAAGGAATGGGTGGAGGCAATTCACAGGTCCAGGGAGATTATAAACCAGCCTGCTTTTGATGATTTGAGGGGTAAGGAACTGTCTCCCGGAGAAGATGCAAAAACTGATAAGGAAATTCTCGATTTTATTGCAAAAGAAGGTGAGAGTGCCTATCACCCGAGCTGTACCTGTAAAATGGGTTATGATGAGATGTCCGTAGTAGATTCTGATTTGAATGTACACGGAGTGGAAAATCTCAGAGTGGTGGATGCTTCAATAATGCCTTACATAACAAATGGAAATATATATGCTCCGGTGATGATGATAGCTGAGAAGGCTGCTGATAAAATTCTCGGAAATACTCCTGAGAAACCGGCTGATGTAGGTTGGTATAAATATGAAAAATAG
- the betB gene encoding betaine-aldehyde dehydrogenase, with translation MIYGKMYINGSWTSSVNGLTRDIINPYNSEIVANVSEGCREDAELAVSAARDAFDNGEWPGLTGDQRGEYLYRLYELIKRDREELAKLESLDTGKTVEESRWDMDGIADTFKYYAERASEERGYIVDSPIPNTSSIVVKEPVGVCGQISPWNYPLLQASWKIAPALAAGCTVVAKPSEITPLTTLKITELIEEAGIPAGVFNLVLGKGDEVGALLSESKNVDLISFTGGIETGRKIIKSASSNIKKIALELGGKNPNIVFADADFDLAVDFALNAVFFHAGQICSAGTRLMIEDKIHDDFVEALKLKMSKIKLGSGFDKDTQMGPLISEEHRQKIERYVETGINEGAELVLGGKIPEGKEFEKGFFYEPTLFLNCNEDMQIVQQESFGPVITVERFYSEDEAVKKANNTKYGLSAGFWTSDNSRINRVSSKLKFGTVWVNDFNIYFPKAPWGGYKQSGIGRELGFAGLDEYCETKHIYQNFNNSPFKWFG, from the coding sequence ATGATTTACGGAAAAATGTATATCAACGGTTCCTGGACTTCTTCTGTAAATGGTCTTACCAGGGACATTATTAATCCTTATAACTCTGAGATTGTTGCAAATGTTTCTGAAGGCTGCAGAGAAGACGCTGAATTGGCGGTAAGTGCGGCCAGAGACGCATTTGATAATGGAGAGTGGCCGGGCTTAACCGGGGACCAGAGAGGCGAATACCTTTATCGTCTGTACGAGCTCATAAAAAGAGACAGAGAAGAGCTTGCGAAGCTTGAAAGCTTAGATACGGGAAAAACGGTTGAGGAAAGCCGCTGGGATATGGACGGAATTGCTGATACGTTTAAATATTATGCTGAACGGGCTTCAGAAGAGAGAGGCTACATTGTAGATTCCCCGATACCGAATACTTCCAGTATTGTTGTTAAAGAACCTGTAGGGGTTTGCGGCCAAATTTCCCCATGGAATTATCCATTGCTTCAGGCAAGCTGGAAGATAGCACCTGCATTGGCTGCAGGCTGTACAGTTGTTGCTAAACCAAGTGAAATTACCCCTTTAACAACCCTTAAAATTACTGAGCTGATTGAGGAAGCAGGAATACCGGCAGGTGTTTTCAATCTTGTGCTGGGTAAAGGCGATGAAGTCGGCGCTCTTTTGTCTGAATCGAAAAATGTTGACTTGATTTCTTTTACCGGCGGTATCGAAACGGGAAGAAAGATTATTAAATCAGCCAGCTCCAATATAAAAAAGATTGCACTGGAGTTGGGGGGGAAGAATCCCAATATTGTTTTTGCAGATGCAGATTTTGATTTGGCTGTTGACTTTGCGCTGAATGCGGTTTTCTTCCATGCGGGTCAGATTTGTTCGGCAGGCACTAGGTTAATGATTGAAGATAAAATTCATGATGATTTTGTTGAGGCTCTGAAATTAAAGATGAGTAAAATAAAGCTTGGCAGTGGATTTGACAAAGACACGCAGATGGGACCACTGATATCCGAAGAGCACAGACAGAAAATTGAAAGATATGTTGAGACGGGAATAAACGAAGGGGCAGAGCTTGTACTGGGAGGTAAAATACCGGAAGGAAAAGAGTTTGAGAAAGGATTTTTCTATGAGCCCACTCTTTTCCTGAACTGCAATGAAGATATGCAGATAGTTCAGCAGGAAAGTTTTGGCCCGGTTATCACTGTTGAGCGTTTTTACAGTGAGGATGAAGCTGTTAAAAAGGCTAATAATACTAAGTACGGTCTATCGGCCGGTTTCTGGACTTCGGATAATTCCAGAATAAACAGAGTATCTTCAAAGCTTAAATTTGGAACAGTTTGGGTCAATGATTTTAATATATATTTCCCCAAAGCCCCCTGGGGAGGCTATAAACAGTCGGGAATCGGCAGGGAGCTTGGATTTGCAGGTTTGGATGAATATTGCGAAACAAAACATATTTATCAGAATTTTAACAACTCACCGTTTAAATGGTTCGGTTAA
- a CDS encoding ABC transporter substrate-binding protein, with the protein MSYLLRNSIIAICIAVIFTIAGFSPAGAKEKEVRFVHVSWTGVTVKTELASKILESLGYEVTSNMVSVPICYKAMATNEADVFLGNWMPSMKSIANPYFEKGTVVKYVANMENAKYTLAVPEFVYEAGLKDFSDIAKYGEKLDWKIYGIEEGNDGNKVIQKMIDKNMFGLGKFELVPSSEAAMLSQVKSFVKKGKWIVFLGWAPHYMNEIIDMKYLSGSTPETFGPNNGSATVYTNIRKGFAKEYPNVAELLKNLKFPVSMMNQIMEMLYKNSDLTTMKAGLMWIKEHPEMYKKWLAGVKTLDGKPALPAFENYLDSVDL; encoded by the coding sequence ATGAGTTATCTATTAAGAAACAGTATTATTGCAATTTGCATTGCCGTTATTTTTACCATTGCAGGTTTCTCTCCTGCAGGAGCCAAGGAGAAAGAAGTGCGTTTTGTACACGTATCCTGGACGGGAGTGACAGTGAAGACTGAGCTGGCTTCTAAAATACTTGAAAGTCTGGGATACGAGGTAACCAGCAATATGGTTTCCGTGCCGATATGTTATAAAGCGATGGCTACAAATGAGGCGGATGTTTTCCTTGGGAACTGGATGCCTTCAATGAAGAGCATAGCAAACCCTTATTTTGAAAAAGGTACCGTAGTAAAATATGTGGCTAATATGGAAAACGCCAAGTATACCTTAGCTGTCCCTGAGTTTGTATATGAGGCCGGGTTGAAGGATTTTTCCGATATAGCAAAATACGGGGAAAAACTGGATTGGAAAATATACGGAATAGAAGAGGGCAACGACGGAAATAAGGTCATTCAGAAAATGATTGATAAAAACATGTTCGGCTTGGGAAAATTTGAGCTGGTTCCTTCAAGCGAAGCGGCTATGCTGTCTCAGGTTAAGTCGTTTGTTAAGAAAGGCAAATGGATTGTTTTTCTTGGATGGGCTCCACATTATATGAATGAAATAATTGATATGAAATACCTTTCAGGCTCCACACCCGAAACTTTCGGACCCAACAATGGTTCAGCAACGGTTTACACAAATATAAGGAAAGGGTTTGCAAAAGAATATCCGAATGTGGCTGAATTGCTGAAAAATCTGAAGTTTCCTGTATCAATGATGAATCAGATTATGGAGATGCTTTATAAAAATTCGGATTTAACAACAATGAAAGCTGGACTTATGTGGATAAAAGAACATCCTGAAATGTATAAAAAATGGCTTGCAGGAGTAAAAACGCTGGACGGTAAGCCTGCCTTACCGGCTTTTGAAAATTATTTAGATTCTGTTGATCTTTAA
- a CDS encoding anaerobic ribonucleoside-triphosphate reductase activating protein encodes MNIADFAPVSLINFPGKVSSTAFIYGCNLRCRYCHNPELVLPSSVCNVSNEFFEYIKKNKLKAVTITGGEPLMDPRIAEITEKLKDMNISIKLDTNGSFPQKLKTLLRNGHLDYIALDLKGLNTDDIQYVTRNRNYTLDIFLETLNEIKSYEIHKGSSVNFEIRHTLWKTYSAADFFKFLNLLKQKDIHLKNDQKIIIQKINTNGKILDKRFKNNDLVRKAISKTYLKKIQQDLEKLPHFSFRSVT; translated from the coding sequence ATGAATATTGCAGATTTCGCACCGGTTTCTTTGATTAATTTTCCCGGCAAAGTTTCCTCAACAGCTTTTATATATGGCTGTAATTTAAGGTGCCGGTATTGTCATAACCCTGAATTGGTCTTACCATCATCAGTCTGCAATGTGAGCAATGAATTTTTTGAATATATTAAAAAAAATAAATTAAAAGCTGTAACTATTACAGGCGGTGAACCGTTAATGGATCCGCGTATTGCTGAGATAACTGAAAAATTGAAAGATATGAATATATCCATTAAGCTGGATACAAACGGAAGCTTTCCGCAAAAATTAAAAACACTTTTACGAAATGGTCATTTGGATTATATAGCCCTTGATCTGAAAGGGTTGAATACTGATGACATCCAATATGTTACAAGAAATAGAAACTATACACTTGATATCTTTTTAGAGACATTAAATGAGATAAAAAGTTACGAAATCCATAAAGGCAGTTCAGTAAATTTTGAAATAAGACACACACTTTGGAAAACGTACTCTGCAGCAGATTTTTTCAAATTTCTGAATCTTCTAAAACAAAAAGATATCCACTTGAAAAACGACCAAAAAATAATAATACAAAAAATCAATACCAACGGAAAAATATTAGACAAACGATTTAAAAACAATGACTTAGTCCGGAAAGCTATTTCAAAAACGTATTTGAAAAAAATTCAGCAGGATTTGGAAAAACTGCCTCACTTCTCATTCAGATCTGTAACTTGA
- the nrdD gene encoding anaerobic ribonucleoside-triphosphate reductase: MIAEKKYGTKKELELRIKELEKEIENTEGTKCEVYSRIVGYHRPVENWNDGKKDEFYHRQDYKESVSDT, translated from the coding sequence ATGATCGCAGAAAAAAAATACGGAACAAAAAAGGAGCTGGAGTTACGTATCAAAGAACTGGAAAAAGAAATTGAAAACACTGAGGGTACTAAGTGTGAAGTATACAGCAGGATAGTCGGATATCACAGACCGGTTGAAAACTGGAACGATGGCAAAAAGGACGAATTTTACCATAGGCAAGACTATAAAGAATCAGTGAGTGATACTTAA
- a CDS encoding ribonucleoside triphosphate reductase yields MNLEKIIKRDGRVVPFDYERIANAIFKAAKAVGGEDRKTANKLALQTVKFVNEKYAEIGVITVEELQDEVEKILIEEGHAKTAKAYILYRKQRSDIRDLKASFDEMEQLIENYIKGADWRVKENSNTTFSLQGLNNFISSTITAKYWLNKVYPAEIREAHTKGDFHIHDLGLLSVYCCGWDLRDLLLKGFRGVHGKVESKPPKHFRSALGQIVNFFYTLQGEAAGAQALASFDTYLAPYVKFDKLTYKEVKQGIQEFIFNLNVPTRVGFQTPFTNLTFDLEVPSMMKNESVVYGGKLIENTYGEFQNEMDLINKAFIEVMAEGDAKGRIFTFPIPTYNISKDFDWDREILDDLMKMTGKYGLPYFANFVNSDMDPEDARSMCCRLRLDNRQLRKRGGGLFGANPLTGSIGVVTINLPRLGYTSDSEDDFFSNLEKLMETARNSLNIKRKTLEKLTEENLYPYAKYYLSDIKERFGEYWSNHFNTIGIIGMNEALMNFIGVDITHDEGLEFTDKMMNFMNEKMQEFQDEDDILFNLEATPAEGTSYRLAQKDKEEYPDIITAGTSKPYYTNSTQLPVNCKLDLFKALNHQDKLQTKYTGGTVFHIFVGESVDDTSSVKELIRKVSNGYKLPYFTITPTFSICPVHGYIKGEYGNCPLCRQEAQEKLMKELKELQMHVASAESR; encoded by the coding sequence ATGAATCTTGAAAAAATAATTAAAAGAGACGGAAGAGTTGTTCCTTTTGATTATGAGCGAATTGCAAATGCAATTTTCAAAGCTGCAAAAGCAGTTGGTGGTGAAGACAGAAAAACAGCCAATAAGCTTGCCCTGCAAACAGTTAAATTTGTTAATGAAAAATATGCTGAGATCGGTGTGATAACCGTGGAAGAATTGCAGGATGAAGTCGAAAAAATACTAATTGAAGAAGGCCATGCAAAAACGGCGAAAGCATATATACTCTATAGAAAGCAGCGTTCCGATATACGCGACTTGAAAGCCTCTTTTGATGAAATGGAGCAGTTAATAGAAAATTACATAAAAGGTGCTGACTGGAGAGTTAAAGAAAACAGTAACACCACATTTTCACTTCAAGGACTAAATAATTTCATCTCCTCCACCATCACTGCAAAATATTGGCTGAATAAAGTATATCCTGCAGAAATAAGAGAAGCCCACACCAAAGGTGATTTTCATATACACGATTTGGGCCTTCTGTCAGTATATTGCTGCGGCTGGGACTTAAGGGATTTGCTTTTAAAAGGATTCAGGGGCGTCCATGGAAAAGTGGAAAGTAAACCCCCGAAACATTTCAGAAGTGCATTGGGACAAATTGTAAATTTTTTCTATACCCTCCAGGGAGAAGCAGCAGGAGCTCAGGCTCTGGCAAGCTTCGACACATATCTGGCTCCTTATGTTAAATTTGACAAATTAACTTACAAGGAGGTGAAACAGGGAATCCAGGAATTTATTTTTAACCTGAACGTTCCAACCCGTGTAGGATTTCAGACCCCTTTCACAAATCTCACTTTTGATCTGGAAGTACCATCCATGATGAAAAACGAAAGTGTTGTATACGGCGGAAAACTTATTGAAAACACATACGGCGAGTTTCAAAACGAAATGGATCTTATTAATAAAGCATTCATAGAAGTAATGGCAGAAGGAGACGCTAAAGGTAGAATTTTTACTTTTCCCATTCCAACATACAATATAAGCAAAGACTTCGACTGGGACAGAGAAATACTGGATGACTTAATGAAAATGACGGGAAAATATGGACTGCCTTATTTTGCAAATTTTGTAAACTCCGACATGGATCCTGAAGATGCGAGAAGCATGTGCTGCAGGCTGAGGTTGGATAACAGGCAGCTTAGAAAAAGAGGCGGGGGTCTTTTCGGTGCAAATCCATTAACAGGGTCAATAGGAGTCGTAACTATCAATCTACCTAGACTTGGGTACACCTCAGACAGTGAAGATGATTTTTTCAGCAATCTTGAAAAACTTATGGAAACAGCAAGGAACAGTTTAAATATAAAAAGAAAAACATTAGAAAAACTGACCGAGGAAAATTTGTATCCTTATGCAAAATATTATCTTTCGGATATAAAAGAAAGATTCGGCGAATACTGGAGTAATCATTTTAACACAATTGGAATTATAGGTATGAATGAAGCCCTTATGAATTTTATTGGAGTGGATATTACTCATGATGAAGGACTGGAATTTACAGACAAAATGATGAATTTTATGAACGAAAAAATGCAGGAATTTCAGGATGAAGATGATATATTGTTCAATCTGGAAGCAACACCGGCTGAGGGTACCAGTTACAGACTAGCCCAAAAAGACAAAGAAGAATATCCCGATATTATAACAGCCGGAACAAGCAAACCTTATTATACTAATTCAACCCAACTGCCGGTAAACTGCAAACTTGATCTTTTCAAGGCTTTGAACCATCAGGATAAATTGCAAACGAAATATACCGGGGGAACAGTCTTTCATATATTCGTCGGTGAATCTGTGGACGACACTTCATCTGTAAAAGAACTAATCAGAAAAGTCTCAAATGGATATAAACTCCCCTACTTCACAATAACACCAACTTTTTCAATCTGCCCGGTACACGGGTATATCAAAGGTGAGTACGGAAACTGCCCGCTTTGCAGACAGGAGGCTCAGGAAAAGCTTATGAAAGAGCTTAAAGAATTGCAAATGCATGTAGCATCGGCTGAAAGCCGATAA
- a CDS encoding biotin operon repressor, with product MLNEKELRVLDTLSEDSWVSGELLANNLKISRTAVWKYIKKLTNLGYEIDSSRKKGYRLIKLSEIHPVIRILKKISLCFQKISYHKVTISTQQEAIKYLFNEKHNIIVLADKQTGGRGHENTNWPSPEGGIYFTAGFLPFKLFQNNLDEITNIFKQAVEYAFNNHQIKIAVSGDDFIINGRKIGGILEEHFSEGDRSVFVVIGVGIYLTNYSEDQESIYSLTGKSLNRWQMLADIIEKSCENLQEVKGLMF from the coding sequence ATGCTTAATGAAAAAGAACTTCGTGTTTTGGACACATTGTCTGAAGACAGTTGGGTTTCCGGAGAACTTTTGGCTAATAATCTCAAAATTTCCAGAACAGCTGTGTGGAAATACATCAAAAAACTTACAAATCTTGGTTACGAAATAGATTCTTCCAGGAAAAAGGGTTACAGACTGATAAAACTTAGTGAAATACACCCTGTGATAAGGATTTTAAAAAAAATATCTTTGTGCTTCCAAAAAATAAGTTATCATAAAGTGACAATTTCCACACAACAGGAAGCTATTAAATATCTTTTTAATGAAAAGCACAATATTATTGTACTTGCTGATAAGCAGACCGGAGGACGGGGACATGAAAATACAAACTGGCCGTCACCGGAAGGTGGAATATATTTTACAGCCGGTTTTTTGCCTTTCAAACTATTTCAGAATAATTTGGATGAAATAACGAATATTTTCAAACAGGCTGTAGAATATGCTTTTAATAACCATCAGATAAAAATTGCTGTTTCAGGGGATGATTTTATTATAAACGGTAGAAAAATTGGTGGAATTCTTGAAGAACATTTTTCAGAAGGGGATAGAAGTGTCTTTGTAGTAATCGGGGTTGGAATCTATCTTACAAACTATTCAGAAGACCAGGAAAGCATTTATAGTCTGACCGGGAAAAGTTTAAACCGGTGGCAAATGTTAGCTGATATTATTGAAAAATCCTGCGAAAATCTACAAGAAGTCAAAGGACTCATGTTTTAA